From the Comamonas odontotermitis genome, one window contains:
- a CDS encoding amino acid ABC transporter permease, with the protein MLELIQTYWLYFLVGQYPNGPLGGLVLTLILAVMGLLLSLPLGLLLGMARISPWRIVRWPVTALVYVVRGTPLLMVVFWAYFFLPSVTGHKTDQFWTMLIALVIFDAAYLAEIVRAGIQGLPKGQMECARSLGLSYFKAMRTVILPQAMRNSLPSLVNQFISTIKETSLGYIIGLAEVTFIATQINSLVFTKPAQVFGILGLTYFVLCFGLSRFAFWIEKRLERKGLGSRRVEKVAA; encoded by the coding sequence ATGCTGGAACTCATCCAAACTTATTGGCTGTATTTTCTGGTGGGGCAGTACCCCAACGGACCGCTGGGTGGCCTGGTGCTGACATTGATTCTGGCTGTCATGGGCCTGCTGCTGTCGCTGCCGCTGGGGCTGCTGCTGGGCATGGCACGCATATCGCCCTGGCGCATCGTGCGCTGGCCGGTCACGGCACTGGTGTATGTGGTGCGCGGAACGCCGCTGCTGATGGTGGTGTTCTGGGCGTATTTCTTTCTGCCCAGCGTGACTGGTCACAAGACAGACCAGTTCTGGACCATGCTGATTGCGCTGGTGATTTTTGATGCGGCCTACCTGGCCGAGATCGTGCGCGCCGGTATCCAGGGCCTGCCCAAAGGGCAGATGGAATGCGCGCGTTCGCTCGGGCTGTCCTACTTCAAGGCCATGCGGACGGTGATCCTGCCGCAGGCGATGCGCAACTCCCTGCCTTCGCTGGTCAACCAGTTCATCTCGACGATCAAGGAAACCTCGCTGGGCTACATCATCGGGCTGGCCGAGGTGACTTTCATCGCCACACAGATCAACAGCCTGGTGTTCACCAAGCCGGCGCAGGTATTCGGCATTCTGGGCCTGACCTATTTCGTGCTGTGCTTCGGGCTGTCGCGTTTTGCATTTTGGATTGAGAAGCGGCTGGAGCGCAAAGGCTTGGGCAGCCGCCGTGTAGAGAAGGTAGCCGCATGA
- a CDS encoding amino acid ABC transporter ATP-binding protein: MIELKNVNKWYGDYHALVDINETIPTGEVVVVCGPSGSGKSTLIRTINRLEEIQSGTILLDGQDVHEPRLDVNQLRAGIGFVFQQFNLFPHLTVLENCTLAAVQLKKMTTAEAKERAMELLHRVGLAHKAEAIPNQLSGGQQQRVAIARALTLKPPIMLFDEPTSALDPEMVGEVLLVMRDLAKDGMTMVCVTHEMGFAREVADQVIFMDQGAVLERARPEDFFLRPQHPRTQKFLADIRSPFDKA; the protein is encoded by the coding sequence ATGATTGAGCTGAAGAACGTGAACAAGTGGTATGGAGATTACCACGCACTGGTCGATATCAACGAGACGATTCCCACCGGAGAGGTGGTGGTGGTGTGCGGGCCTTCGGGCTCGGGCAAATCCACCTTGATCCGCACCATCAACCGGCTGGAGGAAATCCAGTCCGGCACCATCTTGCTGGACGGACAGGATGTGCACGAACCCAGGCTGGATGTGAACCAGCTGCGCGCGGGCATCGGGTTCGTGTTCCAGCAGTTCAACCTGTTTCCGCACCTGACGGTGCTGGAGAATTGCACGCTGGCTGCGGTGCAGCTCAAGAAGATGACCACTGCGGAGGCCAAGGAGCGTGCGATGGAACTGCTGCACCGCGTGGGGTTGGCCCACAAGGCCGAAGCAATTCCCAATCAGCTCTCGGGCGGCCAGCAGCAGCGGGTGGCGATTGCGCGTGCGCTCACGCTCAAGCCGCCGATCATGCTGTTCGACGAGCCCACCAGCGCGCTCGATCCCGAAATGGTGGGCGAGGTGCTGCTGGTGATGCGCGATCTGGCCAAGGACGGCATGACCATGGTCTGCGTGACGCACGAGATGGGCTTTGCCCGAGAGGTGGCCGATCAGGTCATCTTCATGGACCAGGGCGCCGTGCTGGAGCGTGCCAGGCCCGAGGATTTCTTTTTGCGGCCACAGCACCCGCGCACGCAGAAGTTCCTGGCGGACATCCGCTCGCCGTTCGACAAAGCCTGA
- a CDS encoding isopenicillin N synthase family dioxygenase, translating into MTTETVSSPVAGLPVIDIAALVNPVADDAARAAVAHAIGSACREHGFFYIRHHGVPQELIDRLHALSQAFFSWPEERKMQWRMALGGRAWRGYFKVGGELTSGLPDWKEGLYLGTELAVEHPLVQAGTPVHGPNLFPELEGYRETILQYMDAVTQVGHRVMEGIALSLGLPAGYFSQRYTADPLVLFRIFNYPSIDVPAGVDAPWGVGEHTDYGLLTILYQDRIGGLSVHTPGGWVDAPPLPGTFVCNIGDMLDRMTGGLYKSTPHRVRRNTSGTDRLSFPLFFDPNFEARVQRIEGLTGARVRDDSSERWDKANVHAFNGRYGDYLLAKVSKVFPQLKDEVL; encoded by the coding sequence ATGACGACCGAGACCGTTTCCTCCCCCGTGGCCGGCCTGCCGGTGATCGATATTGCGGCGCTGGTCAATCCTGTTGCCGATGATGCTGCGCGGGCTGCAGTGGCGCACGCGATTGGCAGTGCCTGCCGCGAGCATGGCTTTTTCTATATCCGCCACCATGGCGTTCCGCAGGAACTGATCGACCGCTTGCATGCGTTGAGTCAGGCGTTCTTCAGCTGGCCCGAAGAGCGCAAGATGCAATGGCGCATGGCCCTGGGAGGGCGCGCATGGCGCGGATACTTCAAGGTAGGAGGGGAGCTGACCTCAGGCTTGCCGGACTGGAAAGAGGGCTTGTACCTGGGCACCGAACTGGCGGTCGAACACCCGCTCGTGCAGGCAGGAACGCCCGTCCACGGCCCCAACCTGTTCCCCGAGCTGGAGGGCTATCGCGAAACCATTCTGCAGTACATGGATGCGGTCACCCAGGTGGGGCACCGTGTGATGGAGGGCATCGCATTGAGCCTGGGCCTGCCGGCTGGTTATTTCTCGCAGCGCTATACGGCAGATCCCCTGGTGCTGTTTCGCATCTTCAACTATCCGAGCATCGATGTTCCAGCAGGTGTGGACGCGCCCTGGGGCGTAGGCGAGCATACCGACTACGGTTTGCTCACGATTCTGTACCAGGACCGGATCGGGGGCCTGTCCGTGCACACGCCAGGCGGCTGGGTGGATGCGCCGCCGCTGCCCGGCACCTTCGTCTGCAACATCGGCGATATGCTGGACCGCATGACGGGTGGCCTCTACAAATCCACGCCGCACCGCGTCAGGCGCAATACTTCTGGCACGGACCGTCTGTCGTTTCCGCTGTTTTTTGACCCAAACTTTGAAGCGCGCGTGCAGCGTATCGAGGGGCTGACTGGCGCACGCGTGCGCGACGACAGCAGCGAGCGTTGGGACAAGGCCAATGTGCACGCCTTCAATGGCCGGTATGGTGACTACCTGCTTGCCAAGGTGTCCAAGGTGTTTCCCCAGCTCAAGGACGAGGTGCTGTAG
- a CDS encoding DUF1328 domain-containing protein, with the protein MLKWAIIFAVISLVAGVFGFTGVSSGAAGIAKILFYIFIVITVIFLVVALLGIGAVA; encoded by the coding sequence ATGCTCAAGTGGGCCATTATCTTTGCGGTGATCTCGCTGGTCGCTGGCGTTTTCGGTTTCACCGGCGTGTCGTCGGGCGCTGCAGGGATTGCGAAAATCCTGTTCTATATCTTTATCGTGATCACCGTGATCTTCCTGGTCGTGGCCTTGCTAGGTATCGGTGCCGTGGCGTAG
- a CDS encoding mechanosensitive ion channel family protein, whose protein sequence is MYRFKALIPAWAAEWMDIIVPAIQIALILLLSIALHYLTRKLINRAAAHYKWPLELVVPVKGLVRWLIIGGTILLILERLGVSATVLWTAFSGFAAVGAVAFFAAWSVLSNFFCALLIFTVRPYRLGDYIEVLDALDKPGAKGRVVDINMLYTTLEDFSAGPAHRIVLQIPNTHVFQKVVRRWTDAPPQPLPTEPTKPAEVPATEATAPSSSPAP, encoded by the coding sequence ATGTACCGATTCAAAGCACTGATCCCCGCCTGGGCCGCCGAATGGATGGACATCATTGTTCCGGCCATTCAGATTGCACTGATTCTGCTGCTGTCGATCGCACTGCATTACCTCACCCGCAAGCTCATCAACCGCGCGGCGGCGCACTATAAATGGCCGCTTGAGCTGGTGGTGCCAGTCAAAGGCCTGGTGCGCTGGCTCATCATCGGGGGCACCATCCTGCTGATCCTGGAGCGGCTGGGGGTGAGTGCCACCGTGCTGTGGACGGCATTCTCCGGCTTTGCCGCCGTGGGTGCCGTGGCGTTCTTCGCCGCATGGAGCGTGCTGTCCAATTTCTTCTGTGCGCTGCTCATCTTCACCGTCCGGCCCTACCGCCTGGGCGATTACATTGAGGTGCTGGACGCGCTGGACAAGCCCGGGGCCAAAGGCCGCGTGGTCGACATCAACATGCTCTACACCACGCTGGAAGACTTTTCTGCGGGCCCGGCGCACCGCATTGTTCTGCAGATTCCGAACACGCACGTCTTTCAGAAAGTGGTGCGCCGCTGGACGGACGCGCCGCCACAGCCGCTGCCGACTGAGCCCACCAAACCTGCCGAAGTACCTGCAACGGAGGCAACCGCCCCCTCTTCATCGCCTGCCCCCTGA
- the lysS gene encoding lysine--tRNA ligase: MSENHTTPETAPVALDENKLIAERREKLKALREAQREGKGVAFPNDFKPADRAAALIAAHDATEAEALEAQAVAVSVGGRMMLKRVMGKASFATVQDATGRIQLYVTRDAVGEEEYADFKKWDLGDIIGAEGTLMKTKTGELSIKVTKIRMLTKSLRPMPDKFHGMADLEQKVRQRYVDLMTDEDARKRFVARSKAVAGIREFMVEHGFLEVETPMLHPIPGGANAKPFITHHNALDQEMYLRIAPELYLKRLIVGGFERVFEINRNFRNEGISVRHNPEFTMMEFYAAYWNYRDLMDYTEQLIRDAAMKAVGTLELTYGGKPVDLAKPFERLTITEAIVKYTDAGENVGNREWLTNALKKLGMKEEKDKLSTRSLASLQVLYFEEVVEEKLWNPTFIMEHPTEISPLARANDERPEVTERFELYITGREFGNGFSELNDAEDQAARFNAQVAAKDGGDDEAMYYDHDFVRALEYGMPPTGGCGIGIDRFMMLLTDSASIRDIILFPALRREQ; this comes from the coding sequence ATGTCTGAAAACCACACCACTCCAGAGACAGCGCCAGTTGCGCTGGACGAAAACAAACTGATTGCCGAGCGCCGCGAAAAACTCAAAGCCCTGCGCGAGGCACAGCGCGAAGGCAAAGGTGTGGCCTTCCCCAACGACTTCAAGCCTGCCGACCGTGCAGCGGCCTTGATTGCCGCGCATGATGCCACCGAGGCAGAAGCACTGGAAGCGCAGGCCGTGGCCGTGAGCGTAGGCGGCCGCATGATGCTCAAGCGCGTGATGGGCAAGGCCAGCTTTGCCACCGTGCAGGACGCTACCGGTCGCATCCAGCTGTATGTGACGCGCGATGCCGTGGGCGAAGAAGAATACGCCGATTTCAAGAAGTGGGACCTGGGCGACATCATTGGCGCCGAAGGCACGCTCATGAAAACCAAGACCGGCGAACTGTCGATCAAGGTCACCAAGATCCGCATGCTCACCAAGAGCCTGCGCCCCATGCCCGACAAGTTTCACGGCATGGCCGATCTGGAGCAGAAGGTGCGCCAGCGCTATGTCGACCTGATGACCGACGAAGACGCGCGCAAGCGCTTCGTGGCGCGCAGCAAGGCCGTGGCAGGTATCCGTGAGTTCATGGTCGAGCATGGCTTCCTGGAAGTGGAAACACCCATGCTCCATCCCATCCCAGGCGGCGCCAACGCCAAGCCGTTCATCACCCACCACAATGCGCTGGACCAGGAGATGTACCTGCGCATCGCGCCCGAGCTGTACCTCAAGCGCCTGATCGTGGGTGGCTTCGAGCGAGTGTTCGAGATCAACCGCAACTTCCGCAACGAAGGCATCTCGGTACGCCACAACCCTGAATTCACGATGATGGAGTTCTACGCGGCCTATTGGAACTACCGCGATCTGATGGACTACACCGAGCAGCTCATCCGCGATGCCGCGATGAAGGCCGTCGGCACGCTGGAACTCACCTATGGCGGCAAACCCGTCGACCTGGCCAAGCCCTTCGAGCGTCTCACCATCACCGAGGCCATCGTCAAATACACCGATGCAGGCGAGAACGTCGGCAACCGCGAGTGGCTGACCAATGCCTTGAAGAAGCTGGGCATGAAGGAAGAAAAGGACAAGCTGTCCACCCGCTCGCTGGCCAGCCTGCAGGTGCTGTACTTTGAGGAAGTGGTAGAGGAAAAGCTGTGGAACCCGACCTTCATCATGGAGCATCCCACCGAGATCAGCCCGCTGGCGCGCGCCAACGATGAGCGCCCCGAGGTGACCGAGCGCTTCGAGCTGTACATCACCGGCCGCGAATTCGGCAATGGATTCTCCGAGCTCAATGATGCCGAAGACCAGGCTGCCCGCTTCAACGCCCAGGTCGCAGCCAAGGACGGTGGTGACGACGAAGCTATGTACTACGACCACGACTTCGTGCGCGCGCTGGAATATGGCATGCCTCCCACCGGCGGCTGCGGCATCGGCATCGACCGCTTCATGATGCTGCTGACCGACAGCGCCAGCATTCGCGACATCATTCTGTTCCCGGCACTGCGCCGCGAACAGTAA
- a CDS encoding YggT family protein encodes MLLQILSLLLNVVGGLLTGACLLRWYMQHQRVSFNNPLGQLVLALTSWLVLPLRKITKAVPGGDWASVLGAWLVQWVQFLLLWLVGGGVASVAAVFVVATIGVANIAISSMVVILLVHCVLSWLSTGNAVIQAVFYQLTAPLLRPLRKVIPLVGGIDLSPIVLMVLLQIVAIVLANLQARLLVAV; translated from the coding sequence ATGCTTCTCCAGATTTTGTCGTTGTTGCTCAATGTTGTCGGGGGGCTGTTGACGGGTGCCTGCCTGCTGCGCTGGTACATGCAGCACCAGCGTGTCTCGTTCAACAACCCGCTCGGTCAGCTGGTATTGGCGCTTACCAGCTGGCTGGTGTTGCCACTGCGCAAGATCACCAAGGCCGTGCCGGGTGGTGACTGGGCCAGCGTGCTGGGGGCCTGGCTGGTGCAATGGGTGCAATTCCTGTTGCTGTGGCTGGTGGGCGGTGGCGTGGCTTCGGTGGCCGCCGTGTTCGTGGTGGCCACCATCGGCGTGGCCAATATCGCCATTTCCAGCATGGTGGTCATTCTGCTGGTGCACTGCGTGCTGTCATGGCTGTCTACAGGCAATGCCGTCATCCAGGCGGTGTTCTACCAGCTCACCGCTCCGCTGCTGCGGCCGCTGCGCAAGGTCATTCCACTGGTGGGAGGGATTGACTTGTCGCCCATTGTGCTGATGGTGTTGCTGCAGATTGTGGCCATCGTGCTGGCGAATCTGCAGGCGCGATTGCTGGTGGCCGTGTAG
- the accD gene encoding acetyl-CoA carboxylase, carboxyltransferase subunit beta has product MSWLEKLLPAKIQHTDPAERRQIPEGLWIKCPACEAVLYKTDLEQNFSVCPKCGHHHRMSARARLNQFLDAEGRYEIGQEVLPVDALKFKDSRKYPERLKEALENTGETDALVVMGGSVKSVNLVAACFEFEFMGGSMGSVVGERFVRGVETAMEQKVPFVCFTATGGARMQEGLLSLMQMAKTNAALTRFAKKGLPYISVLTDPTMGGVSAGFAFMGDIVMAEPNALIGFAGPRVIENTVRVKLPEGFQRAEFLQQKGGVDMIVDRRELRDRISSSLAMLQRLPADAVA; this is encoded by the coding sequence ATGTCCTGGCTAGAAAAACTGTTACCCGCCAAGATCCAGCACACCGACCCGGCAGAGCGCCGTCAAATCCCTGAAGGCCTGTGGATCAAGTGCCCCGCGTGCGAAGCGGTGCTGTACAAGACCGACCTGGAGCAGAACTTCAGCGTCTGCCCCAAATGCGGTCACCACCATCGCATGTCGGCCCGCGCGCGCCTGAACCAGTTTCTGGATGCCGAAGGCCGGTACGAAATCGGCCAGGAAGTGCTGCCAGTCGATGCCCTCAAGTTCAAGGACAGCCGCAAATACCCCGAACGCCTGAAAGAAGCGCTGGAAAACACCGGCGAGACCGATGCATTGGTGGTGATGGGCGGCTCGGTCAAGAGCGTCAACCTGGTGGCAGCCTGCTTTGAATTCGAATTCATGGGCGGCTCCATGGGCTCGGTCGTCGGAGAGCGTTTTGTGCGTGGCGTGGAAACCGCCATGGAACAGAAGGTGCCCTTCGTCTGCTTTACCGCCACCGGCGGCGCTCGCATGCAGGAAGGTTTGTTGAGCCTGATGCAGATGGCCAAGACCAATGCCGCCCTCACCCGATTTGCCAAGAAAGGCCTGCCCTACATCAGCGTGCTGACCGACCCGACCATGGGCGGCGTGTCCGCAGGCTTTGCGTTCATGGGTGACATCGTCATGGCCGAGCCCAATGCACTGATCGGCTTTGCCGGCCCCCGCGTGATCGAGAACACCGTGCGCGTCAAGCTGCCCGAAGGTTTCCAGCGCGCCGAGTTCCTGCAGCAAAAGGGCGGCGTGGACATGATCGTCGACCGCCGTGAACTGCGCGACCGCATCTCCAGCAGTCTGGCCATGCTCCAGCGCCTGCCGGCAGACGCGGTGGCTTGA
- the trpA gene encoding tryptophan synthase subunit alpha, translating to MSRIAATFDQLTLAGRKALIPYVTAGFPFADITPALMHGMVEAGADVIELGVPFSDPMADGIVIQKAGEKALSLGIGLAQVLAMVAEFRKKDSVTPVVLMGYANPVERYDQLRGAGTFVRDASAAGVDGVLVVDYPPEECEAFAADLRQHGMDLIFLLAPTSTPERMQQVARVASGYVYYVSLKGVTGAGTLDTAAVEAMLPKIREHVHIPVGVGFGIRDAQTAQAIGKVADAVVIGTRIIQLIETQPHEKVVPIVSDFLRGVRKALDA from the coding sequence ATGAGCCGCATTGCAGCCACGTTTGACCAGTTGACACTGGCCGGCCGCAAGGCCTTGATTCCATACGTCACGGCGGGTTTCCCGTTCGCCGACATCACGCCCGCATTGATGCACGGCATGGTGGAAGCAGGCGCCGATGTCATCGAACTCGGCGTGCCTTTCTCCGACCCGATGGCCGATGGCATCGTGATCCAGAAGGCTGGCGAAAAGGCGCTGTCGCTGGGCATTGGCCTTGCGCAGGTGCTGGCCATGGTGGCCGAGTTCCGCAAGAAGGACAGTGTCACGCCCGTCGTGCTGATGGGCTATGCCAACCCGGTGGAGCGCTATGACCAGCTTCGCGGCGCAGGGACCTTCGTGCGCGATGCGTCAGCCGCCGGAGTGGATGGGGTGCTGGTGGTAGACTACCCGCCCGAAGAATGCGAAGCCTTTGCCGCCGATCTGCGTCAGCATGGCATGGATCTGATCTTCCTGCTGGCCCCTACATCGACGCCAGAGCGCATGCAGCAGGTAGCGCGCGTCGCCAGTGGCTATGTGTACTACGTCTCGCTCAAAGGCGTGACCGGTGCCGGTACGCTGGATACCGCTGCAGTCGAGGCCATGCTGCCCAAGATCCGCGAGCATGTGCACATCCCTGTTGGCGTTGGCTTTGGCATTCGAGATGCGCAGACCGCACAGGCCATCGGCAAGGTGGCCGATGCGGTGGTGATCGGTACGCGCATCATCCAGCTGATTGAAACCCAGCCGCACGAGAAGGTCGTTCCCATCGTTTCAGACTTCTTGCGCGGCGTTCGCAAGGCGCTTGACGCATAA
- the trpB gene encoding tryptophan synthase subunit beta, translating into MFEYQQPDAAGHFGPYGGSFASETLTHALTELREAYDRYQNDPEFLREFQYELAHYVGRPSPVYHAARMSREMGGAQIYLKREDLNHTGAHKINNVIGQAMLAKRMGKPRIIAETGAGQHGVATATICARYGLECVVYMGSEDIKRQSPNVYRMKLLGATVVPVESGSKTLKDALNEAMRDWVANVDNTFYIIGTVAGPHPYPTMVRDFQSVIGNECLEQMPQLFKEQNMAAEQPDAVVACVGGGSNAMGIFYPYIPYENTRLIGVEAAGEGLDSGKHSASLQRGSSGVLHGNRTYILQDENGQITETHSISAGLDYPGVGPEHAWLQEIGRAQYVGITDQEALDAFHYLCHTEGIIPALESSHAVAYAMKLAKTMRPEQSILVSLSGRGDKDIGTVADLSGVDFYTQPSARGVTVKGAASK; encoded by the coding sequence ATGTTTGAATACCAGCAACCCGATGCCGCAGGCCATTTCGGCCCCTATGGCGGCTCCTTCGCCAGCGAAACCCTGACCCACGCGCTCACCGAACTGCGTGAGGCCTACGACCGCTACCAGAACGACCCGGAATTCCTGCGCGAATTCCAGTACGAACTGGCGCACTACGTGGGCCGCCCGTCGCCCGTCTACCACGCAGCGCGCATGTCGCGCGAAATGGGGGGCGCGCAGATCTACCTCAAGCGCGAGGACTTGAACCACACCGGCGCGCACAAGATCAACAACGTGATCGGCCAGGCCATGCTCGCCAAGCGCATGGGCAAGCCGCGCATCATCGCCGAGACTGGCGCTGGCCAGCACGGTGTGGCCACGGCGACCATCTGCGCGCGCTACGGCCTCGAATGCGTGGTTTACATGGGCAGCGAAGACATCAAGCGCCAGAGCCCCAATGTCTACCGCATGAAACTGCTGGGCGCCACCGTAGTGCCGGTCGAATCGGGCAGCAAGACGCTGAAAGACGCACTCAACGAAGCCATGCGCGACTGGGTGGCCAATGTGGACAACACCTTCTACATCATCGGCACCGTGGCGGGCCCGCACCCCTACCCGACGATGGTGCGCGATTTCCAGAGCGTGATCGGCAACGAATGCCTGGAGCAGATGCCCCAGCTGTTCAAAGAGCAGAACATGGCGGCCGAACAGCCCGACGCCGTCGTGGCCTGCGTGGGCGGTGGCAGCAACGCCATGGGCATCTTCTACCCCTATATCCCTTACGAGAACACGCGACTGATCGGCGTGGAGGCTGCAGGCGAAGGCCTGGACAGCGGCAAGCACTCGGCGTCGCTGCAGCGCGGCTCCAGTGGCGTGCTGCATGGCAATCGCACCTACATCCTGCAGGATGAAAACGGCCAGATCACCGAAACCCACTCGATCAGCGCTGGGCTCGACTACCCCGGCGTCGGCCCTGAGCACGCCTGGCTGCAGGAAATCGGTCGCGCCCAGTACGTCGGCATCACCGACCAGGAGGCGCTCGACGCCTTCCACTACCTGTGCCACACCGAAGGCATCATCCCTGCGCTGGAATCGAGCCACGCCGTCGCCTACGCGATGAAGCTCGCCAAGACCATGCGCCCCGAGCAATCCATCCTCGTGAGTCTGTCCGGCCGTGGCGACAAGGACATCGGCACCGTCGCCGACCTGTCAGGCGTGGATTTCTACACCCAGCCTTCGGCCCGCGGCGTCACCGTCAAAGGAGCAGCATCCAAATGA
- a CDS encoding phosphoribosylanthranilate isomerase yields MMHTTPFPARTRIKICGLTREADVDAAVAAGADAIGFVLYAKSPRAVSVERAAKLARRLPAFVTPVLLFVNEEPSKVIAACDHVPGAIAQFHGDESPQQCLAATAGGARAFLRAARIPLGDAAAEFDLVEYAHRYSQAKAILLDAHVDGFGGGGKAFNWSLLPTNVASHLVLSGGLTPANVTDGIVQVRPRCISLAVDVSSGVEATGPDGQPVKGTKDADKIHQFVAAVRAADALLAQNPFHV; encoded by the coding sequence ATGATGCACACAACCCCCTTCCCTGCCCGTACACGCATCAAGATCTGCGGCCTGACGCGCGAGGCCGACGTGGACGCAGCCGTGGCCGCCGGTGCCGACGCCATCGGCTTTGTGCTGTATGCCAAAAGCCCGCGTGCAGTCAGCGTGGAGCGTGCTGCCAAGCTGGCCCGGCGCCTGCCTGCATTTGTCACGCCGGTACTGCTGTTCGTCAACGAAGAGCCTTCAAAAGTAATAGCTGCCTGCGACCATGTACCGGGCGCCATTGCTCAATTTCATGGAGATGAGTCGCCGCAGCAGTGCCTTGCCGCTACGGCGGGCGGCGCCCGTGCATTCCTGCGGGCGGCGCGCATACCCCTTGGCGACGCTGCGGCAGAGTTTGACCTCGTAGAATACGCACATCGATATTCACAAGCCAAGGCCATTCTGCTCGACGCCCATGTCGACGGATTCGGTGGTGGCGGCAAGGCATTCAATTGGTCACTGCTTCCAACAAACGTAGCCTCTCATCTCGTTTTGTCTGGTGGACTCACGCCTGCAAACGTGACCGATGGCATTGTGCAGGTCAGGCCGCGCTGCATTTCGCTCGCGGTTGATGTGAGCTCCGGCGTCGAAGCCACCGGGCCCGACGGCCAACCCGTCAAGGGCACCAAGGACGCCGACAAGATCCACCAGTTCGTCGCCGCCGTGCGTGCGGCAGACGCGCTTCTTGCACAGAACCCTTTCCATGTTTGA
- the truA gene encoding tRNA pseudouridine(38-40) synthase TruA has translation MRIALGITYNGQAYQGWQSQPSGRTVQDHLEAALGRFAASPISTICAGRTDAGVHGLMQVVHFDAPVERTEASWVRGTNTFLPKDIAVQWARAVPEAFHSRACATSRRYGYALLQSPVRPSVEFGRVGWVFQPLDLAAMQQAVLFLLGEHDFSSFRAAGCQAKSPVKTLYAIDIAHSPMRPSSARDGVPSCYWRFDFQGSAFLHHMIRNIMGCLIMIGQGVKPPEWMQEVLNARSREMAAPTFSPDGLYFLGPQYDAQWGLPTQAVSFDWFA, from the coding sequence ATGCGCATCGCACTGGGTATCACCTATAACGGGCAGGCGTACCAGGGCTGGCAGAGCCAGCCATCCGGCCGCACCGTCCAAGACCATCTCGAAGCGGCCCTGGGCCGCTTCGCCGCTTCCCCCATCTCAACCATCTGCGCCGGCCGCACCGATGCCGGCGTACACGGCCTGATGCAGGTCGTGCATTTCGACGCGCCGGTGGAGCGCACCGAGGCCTCATGGGTGCGCGGCACCAACACTTTTTTGCCCAAGGACATTGCCGTGCAGTGGGCGCGCGCCGTTCCCGAGGCTTTTCACAGCCGCGCCTGCGCCACTTCGCGCCGCTATGGCTATGCGCTGCTGCAATCGCCGGTGCGCCCGAGTGTCGAGTTTGGCCGCGTCGGCTGGGTGTTTCAGCCGCTCGATCTTGCCGCCATGCAGCAGGCCGTGCTGTTCTTGCTGGGCGAGCATGATTTTTCGTCGTTCCGCGCTGCAGGCTGCCAGGCCAAGTCGCCCGTCAAGACGCTGTATGCCATCGACATCGCCCATAGCCCGATGCGCCCCAGCAGCGCGCGCGACGGCGTGCCCTCGTGCTACTGGCGGTTTGATTTTCAGGGCAGCGCCTTCCTCCACCACATGATCCGCAACATCATGGGCTGCCTCATCATGATCGGCCAGGGCGTAAAGCCGCCCGAATGGATGCAGGAAGTGCTGAATGCACGGAGCCGTGAAATGGCCGCCCCCACATTTTCGCCAGACGGCCTGTATTTTCTCGGTCCCCAGTACGATGCACAGTGGGGCCTGCCCACCCAGGCCGTTTCCTTTGACTGGTTTGCCTGA